In one Canis lupus dingo isolate Sandy chromosome 16, ASM325472v2, whole genome shotgun sequence genomic region, the following are encoded:
- the TAS2R5 gene encoding taste receptor type 2 member 5 — protein sequence MLTAALPLLMVVAVVEFLIGLVGNGVLMVWSFGEWVRKFNGSSYNLIVLGLAVCRFLLQCLIMMDLSLFPFFQSSCWLHYLSIFWILVSQASLWFATFLSVFYCRKIMTLEHPVCLWLKQRAYCLSLWCLLVYLMISLLLVAHIGLKPYNPSQGNSSILYPLKSWHYLYIVKLNAGSGLPLMVFLVSSGMLIVSLYRHHKKMEVHTAGRRDAQAKAHITVLKSLGCFLILHVIYILASPFSITSKSSADLLVVFISETVMAAYPSLHSVILILGNPRMKQTCQRILWKTVCAWKS from the coding sequence ATGCTGACTGCTGCCCTACCACTGctgatggtggtggcagtggttgaATTTCTCATTGGCTTGGTGGGAAATGGAGTCCTTATGGTCTGGAGTTTTGGTGAATGGGTCAGAAAATTCAACGGGTCCTCATACAACCTCATTGTCCTGGGCCTGGCTGTCTGCCGATTTCTCCTGCAGTGTCTGATTATGATGGACTTAAGCCTGTTTCCatttttccagagtagctgttgGCTTCACTATCTCAGTATCTTCTGGATCCTGGTAAGCCAGGCCAGCCTGTGGTTTGCCACTTTCCTCAGCGTCTTCTACTGCAGGAAGATCATGACCCTTGAACATCCTGTCTGCTTGTGGCTGAAGCAGAGGGCCTATTGCCTGAGTCTCTGGTGCCTTCTGGTGTACCTCATGATCAGTTTGTTACTTGTAGCACACATTGGCTTAAAGCCCTATAATCCTTCTCAAGGCAACAGCAGCATTCTGTACCCCCTTAAAAGCTGGCACTACCTGTATATAGTAAAGCTCAACGCAGGAAGTGGATTGCCTCTCATGgtgtttcttgtttcttctggGATGCTGATTGTCTCTTTGTATAGACACCACAAGAAGATGGAGGTACATACAGCTGGTAGGAGAGATGCTCAGGCCAAGGCTCACATCACTGTACTGAAGTCCTTGGGCTGCTTCCTTATCCTTCATGTGATTTATATCCTGGCCAGCCCCTTTTCCATTACCTCCAAGTCTTCTGCTGATCTCCTCGTTGTCTTCATCTCTGAGACAGTCATGGCTGCCTATCCTTCTCTTCATTCTGTCATTCTGATCCTGGGGAATCCCAGGATGAAGCAGACTTGTCAGAGAATTCTGTGGAAGACAGTGTGTGCTTGGAAATCCTAG
- the TAS2R4 gene encoding taste receptor type 2 member 4, with the protein MLQIFFLSAIIFSAILNFVGLIVNLFIAVVGYRTWLKSHRISSSNWILFSLGITRFLMLGLFLLNIIYFFISPKMERSVHLSTFFLSCWMFLDSNSLWFVTLLNALYCVKITDFQLGVFLLLKRNLSPKIPRLLLACVLISAFTTLLYVVLKQTSSLPEFVTQRNGTGCGIHGSVLSLVTSLVLRSVLQFIINVTSASLLIHSLRRHIQKMQKNTTIFWNPQTEAHVGAMKLMICFLILYIPYSVATLLHYFPYGGMDLRTRSICLVISSFYPPGHSILIILTHPKLKTKAKKILCFNK; encoded by the coding sequence ATGCTTCAGATATTCTTTTTATCTGCCATTATTTTCTCAGCAATTTTGAATTTTGTGGGACTCATTGTAAATCTGTTTATTGCAGTGGTCGGTTATAGGACTTGGCTCAAAAGCCATAGAATTTCCTCTTCTAATTGGATCCTCTTCAGCTTGGGCATCACCAGATTTCTTATGCTGGGACTGTTTCTACTCAACATCATCTACTTCTTCATCTCTCCAAAAATGGAAAGGTCGGTGCACCTATCCACTTTTTTCCTGTCGTGTTGGATGTTTTTGGACTCTAATAGTCTCTGGTTTGTAACCTTGCTCAATGCCTTGTACTGCGTGAAGATTACGGACTTCCAACTTGGAGTATTTCTCCTGCTGAAGCGAAATCTCTCCCCAAAGATCCCCAGGCTGTTGCTAGCCTGTGTACTGATTTCTGCCTTCACCACTCTCCTGTATGTTGTGCTCAAACAGACATCATCCCTTCCTGAATTTGTGACTCAGAGAAATGGTACAGGATGTGGCATCCATGGGAGTGTCTTGTCTTTGGTGACCTCTTTGGTCTTGCGCTCAGTTCTCCAGTTTATCATTAATGTGACTTCTGCTTCCTTGTTGATACATTCCTTGAGGAGACATATACAGAAGATGCAGAAAAACACCACTATTTTTTGGAATCCTCAGACTGAAGCTCATGTGGGCGCTATGAAGCTGATGATCTGTTTCCTCATCCTGTACATTCCTTACTCAGTTGCTACCTTGCTACATTATTTCCCTTATGGTGGGATGGATTTGAGAACCAGATCCATCTGTTTGGTTATTTCCAGCTTTTACCCTCCAGGACATTCTATTCTCATTATCCTCACACATcctaaactgaaaacaaaagcaaagaagatTCTTTGTTTCAACAAATAG